In Blautia sp. SC05B48, a single genomic region encodes these proteins:
- the pfkB gene encoding 1-phosphofructokinase: MICTVTFNPSLDYIVSVENFKLGLTNRTSSELMLPGGKGINVSTVLMNLGIENTALGFMAGFVGDEIVRKLEEMGVKSDFIRIPEGVSRINLKLKSIDGTEINGMGPEISAEKVQELMEKLDTLKEGDVLFLAGSIPSSMPDDMYEKIMARLDGKGVMIVVDATRDLLVNVLKYHPFLVKPNNHELGEIFGVELKTRQDVIPYGKKLQEKGARNVLISMAGEGAVLVAEDGQVFEKPAPKGTLVNGVGAGDSMVAGFMAGWMEKQDHEYAFHMGISAGSASAFSENLATREEIQAVYEQVTEE, translated from the coding sequence ATGATCTGTACCGTTACTTTTAATCCATCTCTGGACTATATCGTTTCCGTAGAAAACTTCAAACTGGGGCTTACCAACCGGACCAGTTCCGAGCTGATGCTTCCGGGCGGAAAAGGAATCAATGTTTCCACAGTGCTGATGAACCTCGGGATTGAGAATACCGCACTTGGTTTTATGGCAGGATTCGTTGGAGATGAAATCGTAAGAAAACTTGAGGAAATGGGAGTAAAATCCGATTTTATCAGGATCCCGGAAGGTGTTTCCAGGATTAATCTGAAACTGAAATCCATTGACGGAACCGAGATCAACGGAATGGGACCGGAGATCAGCGCAGAAAAAGTTCAGGAGCTGATGGAAAAGCTTGACACACTGAAAGAAGGAGATGTGCTTTTCCTGGCAGGAAGCATTCCATCATCCATGCCGGATGACATGTATGAGAAGATCATGGCGAGACTGGACGGGAAAGGTGTGATGATCGTTGTGGATGCAACGAGAGATCTTCTTGTGAATGTACTGAAGTATCATCCGTTCCTGGTGAAGCCCAATAACCATGAGCTTGGAGAAATCTTTGGCGTAGAGCTTAAGACCCGTCAGGATGTGATTCCTTACGGAAAGAAGCTCCAGGAAAAAGGAGCCAGAAATGTGCTGATCTCAATGGCCGGAGAGGGAGCTGTCCTGGTAGCGGAAGATGGTCAGGTATTTGAGAAACCGGCACCGAAAGGAACACTGGTAAACGGCGTAGGAGCCGGAGATTCCATGGTAGCAGGCTTTATGGCAGGCTGGATGGAAAAACAGGATCACGAATATGCATTTCACATGGGAATTTCCGCAGGAAGCGCAAGTGCATTTTCTGAAAATCTTGCCACAAGGGAAGAGATTCAGGCTGTATATGAACAGGTGACAGAGGAGTAA
- a CDS encoding aminotransferase class IV, translating into MNNITLDECFQFGLGAFETIGIEQGTPILLEKHLKRLERAADFLKLGDPTVRGITAGKIEEYLKEQKKRPEVQKEFDGLEHCALKLMLTKENAVYSLRANHYTPENYEKGFTMDVSKVKRNETSPLVYHKTMNYGDCILEKRNAAVAGMDERLFLNTKKQISEGTVSNVFFVRKGVIYTPKVSCGLLPGILREYLCDTEEVEETYIYVQDLKWYQECFVTNSLMGIMPVRQIEGIRFEEDKVTKELMGKYQKMVRDTVNKKQVG; encoded by the coding sequence ATGAACAACATAACCTTAGACGAATGTTTTCAGTTTGGTCTGGGAGCATTTGAGACCATAGGAATAGAGCAGGGAACCCCCATACTTCTTGAAAAGCATCTGAAAAGACTGGAACGGGCGGCAGATTTCCTGAAGCTGGGTGATCCGACAGTACGGGGGATCACAGCCGGGAAGATTGAAGAGTATCTGAAAGAACAAAAAAAACGTCCGGAGGTGCAAAAAGAATTTGACGGACTGGAACACTGTGCGCTGAAGCTCATGCTCACAAAGGAAAATGCAGTGTATTCTCTTCGTGCCAATCATTATACGCCGGAGAATTATGAAAAAGGCTTTACCATGGATGTCAGCAAGGTGAAACGGAATGAAACATCGCCTCTTGTATATCATAAAACCATGAATTACGGGGACTGTATCCTGGAAAAACGAAATGCAGCAGTTGCAGGAATGGATGAACGGTTGTTTCTGAATACAAAGAAACAGATATCTGAAGGGACAGTAAGCAATGTATTCTTTGTGCGAAAAGGCGTGATCTATACACCAAAAGTTAGCTGCGGACTTCTCCCGGGAATCCTCCGTGAATACCTTTGTGACACGGAAGAGGTGGAAGAAACCTATATCTATGTTCAGGATCTTAAATGGTATCAGGAATGCTTTGTCACCAATTCCCTGATGGGGATCATGCCGGTGCGCCAGATTGAGGGAATCCGGTTCGAGGAAGACAAAGTGACGAAGGAGCTGATGGGAAAATATCAGAAGATGGTCAGAGATACTGTGAATAAGAAACAAGTCGGATAA
- the pabB gene encoding aminodeoxychorismate synthase component I, protein MYRDHRIIKKLDTYIPAAEIFRIYEKELGAAFLDSSLVNDLGRYSVIGRCPYLKLVKDGETFTINGRPETETTFEDYMREYLNTHEDKNNSGLPIVSGAVGYFSYDYGRKQMGVPSGEKELVTVPEAVLTFYDCFIVEDCQEKRTYLVSNGISEDAAAEIGAMEKAIREFTEAGKKEGSETGEKKESGNSMVTENSHREKFRIQVHPNFEKEEYKQAVNRMIRYIIEGDIYIANMTQQLTIESEKPPLDVFYDLRKNNPSPFGGYLDFGDYQIVCASPERFLKMKDRHVNTRPIKGTRKRGVTSEEDEMLRRELQDSGKDKSELLMIVDLERNDLNRVCTPGSVKVTELFTVEAYATVFHLVSDIEGKLEDGKNVMDLLEAAFPGGSITGAPKYRAMEIIDELEHGKRNLYTGSIGYLTLDGSCDFNIVIRTALHKNGKYHLGVGGGITAESDLEFEYEETLQKAKAILDALQ, encoded by the coding sequence ATGTACAGAGATCATCGTATCATAAAGAAACTGGACACATATATTCCGGCAGCAGAGATCTTCCGGATCTACGAAAAGGAACTGGGAGCCGCTTTTCTGGATTCTTCCCTTGTTAACGATCTGGGACGGTATTCCGTGATCGGAAGATGTCCGTATCTGAAGCTGGTAAAGGACGGAGAGACCTTTACTATCAATGGAAGACCGGAAACAGAGACAACCTTTGAAGACTATATGCGGGAATATTTGAATACCCATGAGGACAAAAATAACAGCGGACTTCCCATCGTATCCGGAGCAGTAGGGTATTTTTCCTATGATTACGGAAGAAAACAGATGGGAGTACCATCCGGAGAAAAGGAGCTTGTGACCGTTCCGGAGGCAGTTCTGACGTTTTATGACTGTTTTATTGTAGAAGACTGTCAGGAAAAAAGAACTTATCTTGTGTCAAATGGAATCAGTGAAGACGCTGCAGCAGAAATCGGAGCGATGGAAAAAGCAATCCGGGAATTTACAGAGGCGGGGAAAAAGGAAGGATCGGAAACAGGAGAAAAAAAGGAATCCGGAAACAGTATGGTCACGGAAAATTCTCACCGTGAGAAATTCAGGATCCAGGTTCATCCCAATTTTGAAAAAGAAGAATACAAACAGGCAGTAAACCGGATGATCCGGTATATTATAGAGGGTGATATCTATATTGCCAACATGACGCAGCAGCTGACTATTGAAAGCGAAAAACCGCCTCTGGATGTTTTTTATGATCTTCGAAAAAATAATCCGTCTCCTTTCGGCGGATATCTGGATTTCGGAGACTATCAGATCGTCTGTGCCTCTCCGGAACGTTTTCTGAAGATGAAAGACCGTCATGTAAATACTCGTCCTATAAAGGGAACAAGAAAACGTGGCGTAACATCTGAGGAAGATGAAATGCTCCGTCGGGAGCTTCAGGATTCAGGAAAAGATAAGAGTGAACTTCTTATGATCGTAGATCTGGAGCGAAATGATCTGAACCGGGTGTGTACACCGGGAAGCGTGAAGGTAACCGAGCTTTTTACAGTGGAAGCATACGCTACGGTTTTTCATCTGGTATCGGATATTGAAGGAAAACTGGAAGACGGAAAAAATGTTATGGATCTTCTGGAGGCTGCATTCCCCGGCGGTTCTATTACCGGTGCGCCGAAATATCGTGCCATGGAGATCATTGACGAGCTGGAACACGGCAAGCGAAATCTTTATACAGGCTCTATCGGCTATCTGACCCTGGATGGAAGCTGCGATTTCAACATCGTGATTCGTACAGCTCTTCATAAAAACGGAAAATATCACCTTGGCGTCGGCGGCGGGATCACAGCAGAGTCAGATCTGGAATTTGAGTACGAGGAAACACTGCAGAAGGCGAAAGCGATCCTGGATGCGCTACAGTAG
- a CDS encoding anthranilate synthase component II, giving the protein MYVMIDNFDSFVYNLKAYFEELGREILVKRCDEITLEELEELKPEGIILSPGPKRPWDAALCVETVNRFQGRVPILGVCLGHQVLGHCAGAVVEKGKRPMHGKVTEIRNYGTGVFAGLPEEFKVTRYHSLIVRGESLPEEYQVDAVSKDGAVMGISHKILPLYGVQFHPEAVLTEYGHELLENFCKIAERFQQEQERVAIEKTA; this is encoded by the coding sequence ATGTATGTAATGATCGACAATTTTGATTCGTTTGTTTATAATCTAAAAGCGTATTTTGAGGAACTGGGGCGTGAGATCCTTGTAAAGCGCTGCGACGAGATCACCCTGGAAGAACTGGAGGAACTGAAGCCGGAAGGAATCATTCTTTCTCCGGGCCCCAAACGCCCCTGGGACGCAGCCCTTTGTGTGGAAACCGTAAACAGATTTCAGGGAAGGGTTCCGATCTTAGGAGTCTGTCTGGGACATCAGGTGTTGGGACACTGCGCAGGTGCGGTGGTAGAAAAGGGAAAACGTCCCATGCACGGAAAGGTGACAGAGATTCGCAACTATGGAACCGGAGTGTTTGCCGGTCTGCCGGAAGAATTTAAAGTGACAAGATACCATTCCCTGATTGTCCGTGGAGAAAGTCTTCCGGAAGAATATCAGGTAGATGCAGTTTCCAAAGACGGGGCAGTGATGGGAATTTCCCACAAAATCCTTCCGTTATACGGGGTACAGTTTCATCCGGAAGCAGTCCTTACGGAATACGGTCATGAGCTTCTTGAGAATTTCTGCAAAATCGCGGAAAGATTTCAGCAGGAGCAGGAAAGGGTAGCTATAGAAAAAACAGCCTGA
- a CDS encoding DUF1858 domain-containing protein translates to MEITKETTMGEMLAYDEKIAYILMQEGMHCIGCPSSIGESLEEACMVHGLDVNAVLADIHHYEETKNQK, encoded by the coding sequence ATGGAAATCACAAAGGAAACAACAATGGGCGAGATGCTTGCATACGATGAGAAGATTGCATACATTCTTATGCAGGAAGGAATGCACTGCATCGGCTGTCCGTCTTCTATCGGTGAGTCTCTTGAGGAGGCATGTATGGTACACGGACTTGATGTAAACGCTGTACTGGCAGACATCCATCACTATGAAGAGACCAAGAACCAGAAATAA